A genomic segment from Treponema sp. Marseille-Q3903 encodes:
- a CDS encoding energy-coupling factor ABC transporter ATP-binding protein, translated as MGSLKVEHIYKTFDIGSVDGNCESVMTALYDVSFEITEGTCVVFGGENGSGKSVLMSIIAGIEEPDKGTVNVDCGIPSGEKKVGLVFQEAETQILGETPSEDIAFGPKNLGWNRQRVEEAVKSALEKTGLTAKKDFPARFLSGGEKRRLAVACMLAMDLPVIILDEPYANLDYIGVKQVNQLLIRLKKEGKTVIVLTHEIEKCLGLADRFIVLFQGKKVFDGAASDAVKQNLEQWNIRNPFNKYESVSDLIWR; from the coding sequence ATGGGAAGTCTTAAAGTAGAGCATATATATAAAACATTTGATATCGGCTCTGTTGATGGAAATTGTGAAAGCGTGATGACCGCACTCTATGATGTGTCTTTTGAAATTACAGAAGGAACATGTGTTGTCTTTGGTGGAGAAAACGGGTCTGGGAAAAGCGTTTTGATGTCGATTATCGCAGGGATTGAAGAGCCTGATAAAGGAACTGTCAACGTTGATTGTGGAATTCCGTCTGGGGAAAAAAAAGTTGGACTTGTTTTTCAGGAAGCTGAGACTCAGATTCTTGGAGAAACTCCGTCTGAAGACATCGCTTTCGGACCTAAAAATCTTGGCTGGAATCGGCAGCGAGTTGAAGAGGCTGTAAAATCGGCGTTGGAAAAAACAGGCTTAACCGCAAAAAAAGATTTTCCTGCACGATTTTTGTCTGGTGGCGAAAAAAGGCGGCTTGCTGTTGCGTGCATGCTTGCTATGGATCTTCCCGTGATTATTTTAGATGAACCGTATGCAAATCTCGATTATATAGGTGTGAAACAGGTGAATCAGCTTTTGATTCGGCTCAAAAAAGAAGGAAAAACAGTAATAGTTCTCACCCACGAGATAGAAAAATGTCTTGGGCTCGCCGATAGGTTTATCGTTCTGTTTCAAGGGAAAAAAGTGTTTGATGGAGCTGCATCCGATGCTGTAAAACAAAATCTCGAACAGTGGAATATAAGAAATCCGTTTAACAAATATGAATCTGTTTCCGACTTAATCTGGCGATGA
- a CDS encoding biotin transporter BioY, with translation MKNKNILICCFVALFAALICAGCFIRIPIGTIPIVLQNALCILTGVLLGGVLSCAPTALFLFAGFIGLPVYSGGTSGIAVWLGPTGGFLPGYLFGALVAGLIAGKPSVAEKKLSFALVLRIVCAFFIGMIVLYIPGVIRFSYWASAAGKIPADKTAFRFTMGACVIPYVPGDILKIAICTPVALKLRPVLAQYLYSRKSDRVHQAEK, from the coding sequence ATGAAAAACAAAAATATTTTAATTTGTTGTTTTGTGGCATTGTTTGCCGCTCTGATTTGTGCCGGCTGTTTTATCAGAATTCCTATCGGAACTATCCCGATTGTCTTACAAAATGCGCTGTGTATTTTGACTGGCGTTCTGCTCGGTGGTGTTCTGAGCTGTGCTCCAACAGCTTTATTTTTGTTTGCTGGATTTATCGGATTACCGGTTTATTCGGGAGGAACGAGTGGCATTGCTGTTTGGCTTGGCCCAACAGGCGGATTTTTGCCGGGCTATTTGTTTGGAGCACTTGTCGCAGGGCTTATAGCAGGAAAACCTTCTGTTGCTGAAAAAAAGTTGAGTTTTGCTCTTGTCCTTAGAATTGTGTGCGCATTTTTTATAGGGATGATTGTTTTATATATTCCTGGAGTTATTCGCTTTAGTTATTGGGCGAGTGCAGCAGGTAAAATTCCGGCTGACAAAACTGCTTTTAGATTCACGATGGGAGCTTGTGTAATTCCTTATGTTCCGGGCGACATTTTAAAAATTGCAATCTGTACTCCAGTTGCTTTAAAACTTCGTCCTGTTTTGGCGCAATATCTATATTCGAGGAAGTCCGACAGAGTTCACCAAGCTGAAAAATAA
- the aspS gene encoding aspartate--tRNA ligase, translating into MENSKRTVTCGELTKADVGKKVVLNGWVSRTRNLGGLVFIRLRDRYGITQVMVGDNAGDNIKKIASSLKSEYCIAVEGVVAARAEKDINKEMATGEIEVEATDIEIFTVSQDLPFSIEEVRQKDGTLVIPNEDLRLKYRYLDLRRDPMQQNIILRSQVTFATREYLTSKGFLEIETPTFIKSTPEGARDYLVPSRVHPGKFYSLPQSPQLYKQLLMVSGFDKYFQIARCYRDEDARGDRQPEFTQIDMEMSFTNREEVLSTTEGMMQHIFKKTLDYELPAKFDRISWEDAFDFYGSDKPDLRFDMKIQDASFMASLADFNAFKSGASAPGREVQRHKRSGLKALVVKNVADKYSRKHIEALEAVAKTYKAKGLAWMKVDAQGVFEGGISKFYAGKEAEICSKLGAEKNDLLLFVSDENWQLACTALGAVRKQLGKDLNLYNPEDEFHFAWIIDFPYFAFNEETQGWETEHHMFTLPQKQYWNTLETDPGAVKGDLYDLVLNGYELASGSMRINDPDLQQRIFKIVGYSNERAEKAFGFLVQAFKFGAPPHGGIAPGLDRLIMLMRHEESIHEVIAFPKNNLAASPMDECPSVVDQQQLKDLHINVYDTED; encoded by the coding sequence ATGGAAAATTCAAAGAGAACAGTTACCTGCGGAGAGCTGACTAAAGCTGACGTTGGTAAAAAGGTTGTATTAAATGGATGGGTGAGCCGCACTCGTAATCTTGGGGGGCTTGTATTTATTCGTCTGCGGGACCGTTACGGCATCACACAGGTGATGGTTGGAGACAATGCCGGCGATAATATTAAAAAAATTGCATCGAGCCTTAAAAGCGAATATTGTATCGCTGTGGAAGGCGTCGTTGCTGCCCGTGCTGAAAAAGATATTAATAAAGAAATGGCTACAGGTGAAATCGAAGTTGAAGCGACAGATATCGAGATTTTCACAGTTTCACAGGATTTGCCATTCTCAATAGAAGAAGTACGACAAAAAGACGGAACTCTCGTGATTCCAAATGAAGATTTGCGGCTGAAATATCGTTATCTTGATTTGCGCCGCGATCCTATGCAGCAGAATATTATTTTGCGTTCTCAAGTTACGTTTGCAACTCGTGAGTATTTGACATCAAAAGGCTTTTTGGAAATTGAAACTCCAACATTTATAAAATCAACGCCGGAGGGAGCTCGAGACTATCTAGTTCCTTCTCGTGTTCATCCCGGAAAATTTTATTCTTTACCGCAGAGTCCGCAGCTTTATAAACAGCTTTTGATGGTATCTGGATTTGATAAATATTTCCAGATAGCGCGCTGTTATCGTGATGAAGATGCACGCGGAGACAGACAGCCTGAATTCACTCAGATTGATATGGAAATGAGTTTTACAAACCGTGAAGAAGTTCTTTCTACGACTGAAGGAATGATGCAACACATATTTAAAAAGACACTCGACTACGAATTGCCTGCTAAATTTGACCGAATTTCTTGGGAAGACGCTTTTGATTTTTATGGAAGTGATAAACCCGACCTCAGGTTTGATATGAAGATACAAGATGCCTCTTTCATGGCAAGCCTTGCAGACTTTAATGCATTTAAATCAGGGGCATCTGCTCCGGGAAGAGAAGTTCAGCGTCATAAAAGAAGCGGATTAAAAGCTCTTGTCGTAAAGAATGTTGCAGATAAATATTCAAGAAAACATATTGAAGCTTTGGAAGCTGTTGCAAAAACTTATAAAGCGAAAGGGCTTGCATGGATGAAAGTAGATGCACAAGGCGTTTTCGAAGGGGGAATCTCTAAGTTTTATGCAGGAAAAGAAGCTGAAATTTGTTCCAAACTCGGTGCAGAAAAAAACGATCTTCTGCTGTTTGTAAGCGATGAAAATTGGCAGCTCGCATGTACAGCGCTCGGGGCTGTCCGCAAACAGCTTGGAAAAGATTTGAATCTCTATAATCCAGAAGACGAATTCCATTTTGCATGGATTATAGATTTTCCATATTTTGCATTCAATGAAGAAACTCAAGGTTGGGAAACAGAACATCACATGTTTACGTTGCCTCAAAAACAATACTGGAACACTCTTGAAACAGATCCGGGCGCAGTAAAAGGAGATTTGTACGACTTAGTACTGAACGGTTATGAACTTGCATCAGGCTCAATGCGTATAAACGACCCCGACCTTCAGCAGAGAATTTTTAAAATTGTAGGTTATAGCAACGAACGCGCAGAAAAAGCGTTCGGGTTTCTCGTTCAGGCATTTAAGTTCGGTGCGCCGCCTCACGGAGGGATTGCTCCGGGACTTGACCGCCTGATTATGTTGATGAGGCACGAAGAATCGATTCATGAAGTAATCGCATTCCCAAAAAACAATCTTGCAGCGTCTCCAATGGATGAGTGTCCTAGTGTAGTTGACCAGCAGCAGTTAAAAGACCTTCACATAAACGTATACGATACAGAAGATTAA
- a CDS encoding hemolysin III family protein: MSRQDEIAEKAVRRSTLKSLKKKKRVRIKQLKNDYENAVREVNLQYAEDPERLKAKYAASDYAKNERAKRLAEKRIAAEKRRIEDSKKERHLTLSEEIGSSIVQGIGVALFIAATAILDTIAVSKLHEYINITIVFYSLFGAAMILMYLFSLLHHAIPNFTAKEVFKRLSHIWAFLIIGFGYSVYTITKIQGLFGWILFGIVWGIVFVGIMFYAISGNRFAKLNVVLYSISGFSGFLAVRHLYNALSVRSLSMLILGAVFYLLGIVFYNLKKVKYMHLISNILMLFASVYIFFSLFFISM; this comes from the coding sequence ATGTCTAGACAGGATGAAATCGCTGAAAAAGCAGTGCGCAGATCAACATTAAAATCTTTGAAAAAAAAGAAGAGAGTGCGCATTAAGCAGCTTAAAAACGATTATGAAAATGCTGTCCGAGAGGTCAATCTGCAATACGCTGAAGATCCGGAACGCCTCAAGGCAAAGTATGCGGCTTCAGATTATGCTAAAAACGAACGGGCTAAACGACTTGCCGAAAAACGCATTGCTGCCGAGAAACGCCGCATTGAAGATTCTAAAAAAGAACGTCATCTGACTTTAAGCGAAGAGATTGGAAGTTCAATTGTTCAGGGGATTGGAGTTGCATTGTTTATTGCGGCAACTGCTATCTTAGATACTATTGCTGTTTCAAAACTTCATGAATATATAAATATCACGATTGTGTTCTACTCTTTGTTTGGCGCAGCGATGATTTTGATGTATCTTTTTTCATTGTTACATCATGCGATTCCAAATTTTACAGCAAAAGAAGTTTTTAAAAGACTTTCTCATATCTGGGCATTTTTAATCATCGGATTTGGCTACAGCGTCTATACAATCACAAAAATACAAGGGCTTTTCGGCTGGATTTTGTTTGGAATCGTTTGGGGAATTGTCTTTGTGGGAATTATGTTTTATGCAATTTCGGGAAACCGGTTCGCAAAATTAAACGTTGTATTGTATTCAATTTCTGGATTCTCTGGATTTTTGGCAGTGCGACATCTGTACAATGCGCTTTCTGTGCGAAGCTTGAGTATGCTGATTTTGGGTGCTGTTTTTTATCTTCTGGGAATTGTGTTCTATAATCTTAAAAAAGTAAAATACATGCACTTGATAAGCAACATCTTGATGTTGTTTGCAAGCGTTTATATTTTCTTCTCTCTTTTCTTTATTTCGATGTAA
- the rlmB gene encoding 23S rRNA (guanosine(2251)-2'-O)-methyltransferase RlmB: MTKIITGFHSIEEKVKAVSVNQNSQGAHIYFSKQGPRVKKILAEAGKAHILFEQVDDKKLNQLVSSLEEPLRDHRGIVMTVELSKDDAKTSNIVDFDQILRIFSNQKGRQTVVVLDCITDPHNIGAIIRSCDQFGVSLVVVPEHNSVSDIAGNEVIGRTSAGSSAWVPLSVVNNLVRAVERLKDSGFWIYGADAGGESLGKIEFPEKTCIIMGSEGTGISQLLAKKCDSIVSIPTCGKIDSLNVSVAAGIFLYELYRRQN, encoded by the coding sequence ATGACAAAAATTATAACAGGCTTCCATTCCATCGAAGAAAAAGTGAAAGCCGTCTCTGTTAATCAGAATTCTCAAGGCGCCCATATTTATTTCAGCAAGCAGGGTCCAAGAGTAAAAAAAATTCTTGCAGAAGCAGGAAAAGCCCATATCCTTTTTGAACAAGTTGATGATAAAAAGCTCAATCAACTTGTCTCTTCTCTTGAAGAGCCTCTGCGAGACCATCGCGGAATTGTGATGACTGTTGAACTTAGCAAAGATGATGCAAAAACTTCAAATATTGTAGATTTTGATCAGATTTTGCGGATTTTTTCTAATCAAAAAGGGCGACAGACAGTTGTCGTCCTTGATTGCATAACAGATCCGCACAACATTGGTGCAATCATCCGCAGCTGTGACCAATTCGGGGTAAGCCTTGTAGTTGTCCCTGAGCACAACAGTGTAAGCGATATCGCAGGAAACGAAGTTATCGGTCGCACGAGTGCCGGTTCGAGCGCTTGGGTTCCGCTCTCTGTTGTAAACAACCTTGTCAGGGCTGTTGAACGCCTTAAAGATTCCGGATTTTGGATTTACGGGGCAGATGCCGGCGGAGAATCTCTTGGGAAAATAGAGTTTCCAGAAAAAACTTGCATAATAATGGGAAGCGAAGGGACGGGCATATCTCAGTTGCTTGCAAAAAAATGTGATTCTATTGTTTCAATTCCAACATGCGGAAAAATTGACAGCCTTAACGTTTCTGTTGCGGCAGGCATTTTTCTTTACGAATTGTATCGTCGACAAAATTGA
- a CDS encoding YchJ family protein, with protein MSINNDLCPCGSGKKYSECCEPIIKGTVKAPTAEACMRARYSSYVKHEIDYIINSCEEGEGIGEVDRKATEDWSKQATWNGLTILRTEKGEKENEAVVEFKVDYTLHNMHDIHHEISLFRNIDGDWKYVAGNVIPTTVKRVGAKVGRNDPCPCGSGKKYKQCCGR; from the coding sequence ATGAGTATAAATAACGATTTATGTCCTTGTGGTTCAGGGAAAAAATACAGTGAATGCTGTGAACCGATTATTAAGGGAACTGTGAAAGCTCCAACCGCAGAAGCTTGTATGCGTGCACGTTACTCTTCTTATGTAAAGCACGAGATTGATTACATCATTAATTCTTGTGAAGAAGGAGAAGGAATAGGTGAAGTTGATCGTAAGGCGACAGAAGACTGGTCAAAACAGGCTACGTGGAATGGGCTTACGATTTTGCGCACTGAAAAGGGTGAAAAAGAAAACGAAGCTGTTGTAGAATTTAAAGTCGATTACACTCTGCACAATATGCACGATATTCATCACGAAATTTCTTTGTTCAGAAATATTGACGGTGACTGGAAATACGTTGCAGGCAATGTCATTCCGACAACTGTAAAACGAGTCGGTGCTAAGGTGGGACGAAATGATCCGTGTCCATGTGGCTCCGGGAAAAAATACAAGCAGTGTTGCGGACGATAA
- a CDS encoding glycosyl hydrolase family 18 protein: MKKIIFASVCFFVFAAVCPARGKSDKLEELPENTEPGELPVSSENEGFEIPPEEKGKHQEPMTPLYTFKSPEGNPVRLQESWGYVMQSRSNEYNRSIPLTDVCFFAAEINCYGELVGVPKRSSLDIGKARSHLVIVCESKSLTHFVLSQKYDVRMKIIKQIVKAADAYDGVQIDFELVPARDKKAFISFLADLRYMLGKEKWFSVCVPARFKLLQEDVYPYSQIATYCDRIFVMAYDEHWSNGVPGPVASAEFCKKIVNYAKQAIPEKKLIIGLPFYGRTWANETTAGAWYYSGANRIMTEHKVTEVKYEDGIPAFKYTTEVEVTGYINDAYSVVNLARIYENAGIKKMGFWRIGQEDPSVWDWFKVRGFPNN, translated from the coding sequence ATGAAGAAAATTATTTTTGCATCAGTTTGCTTTTTTGTTTTTGCTGCTGTTTGCCCGGCTCGTGGAAAATCAGATAAATTGGAAGAATTGCCGGAAAATACGGAACCGGGTGAACTTCCGGTTTCTTCTGAAAATGAGGGCTTTGAAATTCCTCCGGAAGAAAAAGGAAAACATCAAGAACCCATGACCCCTTTGTATACATTCAAATCTCCGGAAGGCAACCCCGTGCGATTGCAGGAAAGCTGGGGTTATGTTATGCAATCACGTTCAAACGAATACAATCGGTCGATTCCTTTGACAGACGTGTGTTTTTTTGCAGCCGAAATAAACTGTTACGGAGAATTGGTCGGCGTTCCAAAGCGTTCAAGCCTCGACATCGGAAAAGCGCGAAGCCACCTTGTAATTGTCTGCGAAAGTAAATCGCTGACTCACTTTGTGCTTTCTCAAAAATATGATGTGCGCATGAAAATTATCAAGCAGATTGTAAAAGCGGCGGACGCTTACGACGGCGTCCAAATTGATTTTGAATTGGTCCCTGCCAGAGACAAAAAAGCCTTCATTTCGTTTTTAGCAGATTTAAGATATATGCTCGGAAAAGAAAAATGGTTCAGCGTGTGCGTCCCTGCCCGCTTTAAACTTTTACAAGAAGATGTTTACCCTTACTCTCAAATTGCAACTTACTGTGATCGCATTTTTGTCATGGCATACGATGAACACTGGAGCAACGGAGTTCCAGGCCCTGTTGCATCAGCGGAATTCTGCAAAAAAATAGTGAACTATGCAAAACAGGCAATCCCTGAAAAAAAACTGATAATAGGATTGCCATTTTACGGAAGAACGTGGGCAAATGAAACAACGGCAGGGGCTTGGTATTACAGCGGAGCAAACAGAATAATGACAGAACACAAAGTAACGGAAGTGAAATACGAAGACGGCATTCCTGCATTCAAATACACGACAGAAGTAGAAGTTACAGGCTATATTAACGATGCGTATTCGGTTGTCAATCTTGCGCGAATATATGAAAACGCCGGCATAAAAAAGATGGGTTTTTGGCGAATTGGACAAGAAGATCCGTCTGTCTGGGATTGGTTTAAAGTACGAGGATTCCCCAACAACTGA
- a CDS encoding PFL family protein, whose product MIFSPIEIQETVNMFMRQKLDIRCITMGISLLDCADSDSARACSKIYDKIMKKAENLVKTGQEIEKEFGVPIINKRISVTPISLVAGASEAKNYVPYIKILDRCAHELGVNFIGGFSALVQKGITPADKILIDSIPEGLASTQCVCASVNVGSTKSGINMDAVKLMGETIVKTAEVSKNCEVNGCAKLVVFCNAPEDNPFMAGAFHGPGEGDCVINVGVSGPGVILAAAKEYKGQPINVLADGIKKMAFKITRMGQLVGSEAAKRLGVDFGILDLSLAPTPAVGDSVARILEEIGLEGAGAPGTTAALAMLTDMVKKGGVMASTNVGGLSGAFIPVSEDEGMIEAATKGSISLEKLEAMTTVCSVGLDMIAIPGDTPAATISGILADEFAIGMVNNKTTACRLIPAPGKKAGDWVEFGGLLGGCPVMPVNKFSCAEFINRGGRIPAPIHSFRN is encoded by the coding sequence ATGATTTTTTCACCGATCGAAATTCAAGAAACTGTAAACATGTTCATGCGTCAAAAGCTGGATATTCGCTGTATTACGATGGGAATTTCACTTCTAGACTGTGCAGATTCGGACTCTGCACGAGCTTGCAGCAAGATTTATGACAAAATTATGAAAAAAGCTGAAAACCTCGTAAAAACCGGGCAAGAAATCGAAAAAGAATTTGGAGTTCCAATCATCAATAAACGTATTTCGGTAACTCCGATTTCTCTTGTAGCCGGAGCTAGCGAGGCAAAAAACTATGTTCCATACATCAAAATTCTAGACAGATGCGCCCACGAGCTTGGAGTAAATTTCATCGGCGGATTTTCGGCTCTTGTACAAAAAGGCATCACTCCTGCCGACAAAATTTTAATCGATTCAATTCCTGAAGGGCTTGCGTCAACACAATGCGTCTGCGCTTCTGTAAACGTTGGCTCCACAAAATCAGGCATAAACATGGATGCCGTAAAACTGATGGGCGAGACAATCGTAAAAACAGCCGAAGTTTCAAAGAACTGCGAGGTAAACGGATGTGCAAAACTCGTAGTTTTTTGCAATGCTCCGGAAGACAACCCCTTTATGGCAGGAGCTTTCCACGGGCCTGGAGAAGGAGACTGCGTAATCAATGTCGGAGTTTCTGGACCAGGCGTTATTCTAGCGGCCGCAAAAGAATACAAAGGACAGCCTATCAACGTGCTTGCTGACGGCATAAAAAAGATGGCATTTAAAATCACAAGGATGGGTCAGCTTGTCGGCTCGGAAGCTGCAAAGCGTCTCGGAGTAGATTTTGGTATTCTTGATCTATCCCTAGCTCCAACTCCTGCTGTTGGAGACTCCGTTGCCCGCATTTTGGAAGAAATTGGACTTGAAGGCGCTGGCGCACCCGGAACAACTGCCGCTCTCGCAATGTTGACCGATATGGTAAAAAAAGGCGGAGTTATGGCAAGTACAAATGTCGGAGGTTTGAGCGGTGCATTTATCCCGGTTTCTGAAGACGAAGGCATGATCGAAGCTGCGACAAAAGGTTCTATCAGCCTTGAAAAACTAGAGGCGATGACAACAGTTTGCTCCGTCGGGCTCGATATGATTGCAATTCCGGGAGATACCCCTGCCGCAACAATTTCCGGGATTCTCGCCGATGAATTTGCAATTGGAATGGTAAACAATAAGACGACAGCATGCCGACTCATTCCCGCTCCCGGAAAAAAGGCCGGAGATTGGGTTGAATTCGGGGGATTACTCGGAGGATGCCCTGTTATGCCTGTCAACAAATTCAGCTGTGCAGAATTCATAAACCGCGGCGGACGGATTCCGGCTCCGATACATTCTTTCCGTAACTGA
- a CDS encoding GNAT family N-acetyltransferase yields MKIIHAEKHHFPALENFLKPHEEKCMFLASNVRQKSDKIRIITDNLSDGREFSSTQIIGVLYIESSIFHCIPNFENLDRKELSLLLGDAVGRCKIKCVSGEKSGTEFLIELLKENIGEPYQINNYSLMTCQSPAQPTEPLFNDDTIIRCTENDIDNLYDLQKGYLTEEVVPHCKPHCKKVTDAEVKIILRKILKTQFCLALISDGTAVAKANTNAIGWNCIQIGGVYTSPLFRRNGYAAKLIAKICQRAAKVGKKSVLFVRDINVSAFKLYKTLNFQESGLYEIAYFN; encoded by the coding sequence ATGAAGATTATACATGCAGAAAAACATCATTTCCCTGCTCTCGAAAATTTCCTTAAACCGCACGAGGAAAAATGTATGTTCCTTGCGTCTAATGTGAGGCAAAAGTCAGACAAAATCCGGATAATCACAGACAATTTATCTGACGGACGCGAATTTTCAAGCACACAAATTATCGGCGTTCTTTATATCGAAAGCTCTATCTTCCACTGCATTCCAAACTTTGAAAATTTAGATAGGAAAGAACTGAGTTTGTTGCTTGGAGATGCCGTTGGCAGATGTAAAATAAAATGCGTCAGCGGAGAAAAATCAGGCACAGAATTTTTGATTGAACTTCTAAAAGAAAACATCGGAGAGCCTTATCAAATAAACAATTACAGTCTTATGACTTGCCAATCGCCAGCTCAGCCTACCGAACCGCTTTTCAACGACGACACAATAATCCGCTGCACAGAAAATGATATCGACAATCTTTATGATTTGCAGAAAGGTTATTTGACAGAGGAAGTTGTTCCACACTGCAAACCTCATTGTAAAAAAGTCACAGATGCTGAGGTAAAAATCATACTTAGAAAGATACTGAAGACTCAGTTTTGCTTGGCGTTGATAAGCGATGGAACTGCAGTTGCAAAAGCGAACACAAACGCCATCGGCTGGAACTGCATTCAGATTGGCGGCGTTTACACTTCTCCTCTTTTCCGCCGAAACGGATATGCAGCTAAGCTGATTGCAAAAATCTGCCAGCGAGCCGCAAAGGTCGGAAAAAAATCAGTTCTTTTTGTGCGAGACATCAACGTTTCTGCATTTAAGCTTTACAAAACCCTAAATTTTCAAGAATCAGGGCTTTATGAGATTGCTTATTTTAATTAG
- a CDS encoding MATE family efflux transporter has protein sequence MVQIKNRGALSMLKLTFPIAMELFFRILVSSADTFMLSSYSNAAVAAVGLVSQYVFFLNLIFAVIGTGCSIVLAQYIGAGKSKEELNHIAQASAIMVSIISLVLTFAVIFGTRPLLNCYELEDSVREYAWQYFIIYGGICCFFNAFSLLQGAILRSYGYTNEAMIVSLVANFINVVGNALSLYGWFGLPVFGVKGVAWASGISMIASCILFNFFIRRRKDVELHIHGITKVPLQSYKLVLSVGVPTAGESLSYNVSQIVIMAMVSTLGTNAISAEVYTMTIVRFVFSVASAVGQATQIKTGYYVGARQSDVAYKKVFKYQLIATVCSMVMIVVVNIAKNPVIRMFTDIEEVYSMVTTLLILSVYIEFGRSLNLIYVGALKGAGDVKFPVLYGIISMWGIMVFGSYILGLKMGLGLAGFWIGIGTDETTRGIVMLLRWKSKRWQKYALV, from the coding sequence ATGGTTCAAATAAAAAATCGTGGTGCATTGTCAATGTTAAAGCTAACATTCCCAATCGCCATGGAACTGTTTTTTCGTATCCTTGTTTCTTCTGCTGACACTTTTATGCTCAGCTCTTACAGCAACGCCGCAGTTGCAGCGGTCGGGCTTGTGAGTCAATATGTGTTCTTTTTGAATCTCATATTTGCGGTAATCGGGACTGGTTGTTCAATAGTTTTAGCACAATACATTGGGGCGGGAAAATCAAAAGAAGAATTAAACCACATTGCGCAAGCGAGTGCAATAATGGTTTCTATAATTTCTCTTGTTTTGACTTTTGCTGTAATATTTGGAACTCGTCCTCTATTAAATTGCTATGAACTTGAAGATTCTGTCAGAGAATACGCTTGGCAGTATTTTATAATTTATGGCGGAATCTGCTGCTTTTTCAATGCATTCAGTTTATTGCAAGGTGCAATTCTACGAAGTTACGGTTATACAAATGAAGCGATGATTGTCTCTCTTGTTGCGAATTTCATCAACGTAGTGGGAAATGCGCTTTCTCTTTACGGCTGGTTCGGGCTTCCCGTATTCGGGGTAAAGGGCGTTGCATGGGCAAGCGGCATCTCGATGATTGCTTCATGCATACTTTTTAATTTCTTTATTCGCCGCCGAAAAGATGTTGAGCTTCATATACATGGAATTACAAAAGTTCCGTTGCAGAGTTACAAACTCGTTCTCTCGGTAGGAGTTCCGACCGCAGGAGAGAGCCTTTCATACAATGTGAGCCAAATTGTCATTATGGCTATGGTTTCAACTCTTGGAACAAATGCGATTTCTGCCGAAGTTTACACAATGACAATCGTGCGATTTGTTTTTTCAGTTGCTTCAGCAGTTGGTCAGGCTACGCAGATTAAAACAGGATATTACGTTGGAGCTCGCCAAAGTGATGTTGCTTACAAAAAAGTTTTCAAATATCAGCTTATTGCAACAGTCTGCTCAATGGTTATGATTGTTGTTGTCAACATTGCAAAGAACCCTGTCATAAGAATGTTTACTGATATCGAAGAAGTTTATAGCATGGTAACTACGCTTTTGATTCTTTCCGTTTACATAGAATTCGGACGCTCTCTGAATCTTATCTATGTCGGTGCTTTAAAAGGTGCCGGTGATGTGAAATTTCCTGTTTTGTATGGAATTATTTCAATGTGGGGAATCATGGTTTTTGGAAGTTACATACTTGGGTTAAAGATGGGATTAGGTCTTGCGGGATTTTGGATTGGAATTGGAACTGACGAAACTACACGTGGGATTGTAATGCTGTTAAGGTGGAAAAGTAAACGTTGGCAGAAGTACGCACTTGTGTGA